The following coding sequences lie in one Deltaproteobacteria bacterium genomic window:
- a CDS encoding tail fiber domain-containing protein encodes MGGPASCCGNGEWSCPEQGACDVEGEPCPPPPSCCDPDAMPFCLIGTASCCADGMWQCPNGDEPPACDLGEVCGGMCVGDGESCAMGEACCEDLQCCGGVPIEPGQEFCGQVCPISDRNRKHNFAAVDPKNVLERVLAMPITTWSYRFEDEAIRHIGPMAQDFHAAFGVGKTDRLIFQVDADGVALASIQALHAELEQLREDKAALQRELGSLEQRLAKLEAAGR; translated from the coding sequence ATGGGCGGCCCGGCTTCCTGCTGCGGCAATGGCGAGTGGTCATGCCCCGAGCAGGGGGCCTGTGACGTCGAGGGCGAGCCCTGTCCGCCGCCGCCGAGCTGCTGCGACCCCGACGCGATGCCCTTCTGCCTGATCGGCACGGCGTCGTGCTGCGCCGACGGCATGTGGCAGTGCCCCAACGGCGACGAACCGCCCGCGTGCGATCTGGGCGAGGTCTGCGGCGGGATGTGCGTCGGCGACGGCGAGAGCTGTGCGATGGGCGAAGCCTGCTGCGAAGACCTGCAGTGTTGCGGCGGCGTGCCGATCGAGCCCGGCCAGGAGTTCTGCGGGCAGGTGTGTCCGATCAGCGATCGCAATCGCAAGCACAACTTCGCGGCCGTCGATCCGAAGAACGTGCTCGAGCGTGTGCTCGCGATGCCGATCACGACGTGGAGCTACCGCTTCGAGGACGAGGCGATCCGGCACATCGGCCCGATGGCGCAGGACTTCCACGCCGCCTTCGGCGTGGGCAAGACCGACAGGCTCATCTTCCAGGTCGACGCCGATGGTGTCGCGCTGGCGTCGATCCAGGCGCTACACGCCGAGCTCGAGCAGCTGCGCGAGGACAAGGCGGCGTTGCAGCGCGAGCTCGGCAGTCTCGAGCAGCGGCTCGCCAAGCTCGAGGCCGCCGGCCGGTAG